A genomic region of Pyrus communis chromosome 14, drPyrComm1.1, whole genome shotgun sequence contains the following coding sequences:
- the LOC137715121 gene encoding E3 ubiquitin-protein ligase CCNB1IP1 homolog isoform X1, with amino-acid sequence MRCNACWRELEGRAVSTTCGHLLCTEDAGKILGSDGACPVCDQVLSKSHMKAFDINPNDEWISMAMIGVSPQILMKSAHKSVMFYIGQRELEMQCKMNRIQAQYRQKFEAMQEKFGEKMEQLHAAYQKMAKRCQMMEQEIESLSKDKQELQEKFSEKSRQKRKLDEMYDQLRSEYESVKRSAIQPSTNFFSRNEPDIFSNQANIMMDNREAVRKDWPVLTPETPGPKEDIWPARQNSSNSGAPFDITLESPAKQAAIPVDAGNRRAGGHTMFGNGASNPSMTLRNMILSPIKRPQFSRRPQMFT; translated from the exons ATGAGATGCAATGCATGTTGGCGAGAACTGGAAGGGCGAGCTGTTTCTACCACATGTGGCCACCTTTTGT GCACAGAGGATGCGGGCAAGATCCTTGGCAGTGACGGAGCGTGTCCAGTTTGTGATCAAGTGCTCTCTAAGAG TCATATGAAGGCTTTTGATATCAATCCAAATGACGAATGGATAAGT ATGGCCATGATTGGAGTGTCTCCACAGATat TAATGAAGAGTGCACACAAAAGTGTCATGTTCTACATTGGCCAAAGGGAATTGGAAATGCAGTGCAAGATGAACAGAATACAAGCTCAGTATCGGCAGAAATTTGAAGCAATGCAAGAGAAGTTTGGTGAGAAAATGGAACAGCTGCATGCCGCATACCAGAAAATGGCAAAGAGGTGCCAAATGATGGAACAAGAAATTGAGAGCTTGTCCAAGGATAAGCAGGAGCTGCAGGAAAAGTTTTCAGAGAAATCCAG ACAGAAGAGGAAATTAGATGAAATGTATGATCAATTGAGGAGTGAGTACGAGTCAGTTAAACGATCTGCCATCCAACCTTCGACCAATTTCTTTTCAAGAAACGAACCTGATATTTTCTCAAACCAAGCTAACATTATGATGGATAACAGAGAAGCTGTTAGAAAAG ATTGGCCGGTTCTCACTCCTGAAACTCCAGGGCCGAAGGAGGATATATGGCCAGCGAGACAGAATAGTTCAAACTCCGGGGCACCTTTTGACATCACGCTTGAATCACCAGCAAAACAAGCTGCTATTCCAGTTGATGCTGGGAACAGAAGGGCTGGTGGTCACACTATGTTTGGAAACGGAGCGAGCAACCCCTCAATGACTCTAAGAAACATGATACTCTCCCCAATAAAGAGGCCTCAGTTCTCCCGCCGTCCCCAGATGTTCACGTAA
- the LOC137715117 gene encoding protein ROOT INITIATION DEFECTIVE 3-like: MSSSSHEIVLTSSPDGPIIAYDASSGTALAQFTGSRSPRRGLTIVGRPYIAASHVSPTTGSGSIHLYNWCSSSALHNLQVPEPVAPLAAMSDGAYLFAGGLSGSVHTLSIPSGDVLNSVAVHNKPVSCLGISDDESLLISGSDDGSIVVVPIFQLVAASGYVLYDNVEDLVLHRFSAHSDSVTAVVSGVGLHTSQVISCSLDGTCKFWSLLRAALLRTVVFPCAIFGIALNPREPEFYAAGSDGSVYKGLWRSGMRQLVMQGKDLITWSPKHDGGVVSVVMVNEGRNLLSASEDGSVWVWQVDAGQVVMVLANEMGSISDLVAATGTNYSQGHDFSASNRGYRNGSCDFGLTGKELTSMPIKMLKMDEMLKVAARDRSRAIDMLESAIGMYERLLELILKEAKKSSSNNKQR; this comes from the coding sequence atgtcctcttcttccCATGAAATTGTCCTCACCAGCTCCCCAGACGGCCCGATTATCGCCTATGATGCTTCCTCGGGCACTGCTCTAGCACAGTTCACAGGCAGCAGGTCCCCGCGTCGAGGTCTCACCATTGTTGGGAGGCCTTACATTGCTGCCTCACACGTATCTCCCACCACTGGTTCTGGTTCAATCCACCTTTACAACTGGTGTTCTTCATCTGCCTTGCATAACTTGCAAGTTCCGGAACCCGTTGCCCCCCTCGCCGCCATGTCTGACGGGGCGTACCTCTTTGCCGGCGGCCTGTCAGGGAGTGTTCATACATTGTCCATCCCGTCTGGGGATGTGCTCAACTCAGTGGCTGTGCATAACAAACCCGTGTCCTGCCTCGGGATCAGCGACGACGAGTCGCTCCTGATTTCTGGCAGTGATGATGGAAGCATTGTGGTTGTTCCCATCTTCCAGCTTGTGGCGGCCTCAGGATATGTATTATACGATAATGTGGAAGACCTGGTGTTGCATAGGTTTTCTGCTCATTCGGATTCGGTGACTGCCGTTGTTTCTGGTGTGGGATTACACACCTCCCAAGTTATTTCGTGCTCATTGGATGGCACATGTAAATTCTGGAGCCTCTTGCGCGCGGCGCTCCTCCGTACGGTTGTGTTTCCGTGCGCTATTTTCGGTATCGCATTAAACCCAAGAGAACCCGAGTTCTATGCTGCAGGATCAGATGGTTCAGTATACAAAGGATTATGGAGAAGTGGAATGAGGCAGCTTGTAATGCAAGGCAAGGACTTGATCACCTGGAGTCCGAAGCACGACGGGGGAGTTGTATCTGTGGTGATGGTGAATGAGGGAAGGAATTTGTTATCAGCTTCGGAAGACGGGAGTGTCTGGGTTTGGCAAGTTGATGCAGGACAGGTGGTTATGGTTCTCGCTAACGAGATGGGGAGCATTAGTGATCTGGTGGCAGCCACGGGCACAAACTACAGCCAAGGGCATGATTTCAGCGCGAGCAACAGGGGTTATCGAAATGGGAGTTGCGATTTTGGGTTAACTGGAAAAGAACTGACGAGTATGCCGATAAAGATGTTAAAAATGGACGAGATGTTGAAGGTGGCAGCAAGGGATAGAAGCAGAGCGATTGATATGCTCGAATCTGCTATCGGAATGTATGAGAGGCTCTTGGAACTCATCCTCAAGGAAGCCAAGAAAAGTAGCAGCAACAACAAACAACGGTGA
- the LOC137715119 gene encoding B-box zinc finger protein 22-like: MKIQCNVCEAAEANVLCCADEAALCWACDEKVHKANKLASKHQRVRLSSSHLPKCDICQEAVGYFFCLEDRALLCRKCDVAVHTANSFVSAHRRFLLTGIKVGPEPAQPDFGDGDGVGASSSTMKSRPGSGSGSVSRCETHDSLPVECKAALPGVAGGMSFTGGSSAGTVPQCYIDEFLGLSDLDQSFGYIDNGSSKADCGKLGEYGSPVLRSSEEELDDYECIGEVPEASWMVPQIPSPPTASGLYWPKSLQNPSDSSTMFVPDICHSQMENPFCSQHNGTVSKRRRQF, translated from the exons atgAAGATACAGTGCAACGTCTGCGAGGCAGCGGAGGCGAACGTCCTCTGCTGCGCCGACGAGGCGGCTCTCTGCTGGGCGTGCGACGAGAAGGTTCACAAAGCGAACAAGCTCGCGAGTAAGCACCAGAGGGTTCGTCTTTCCTCCTCCCACTTGCCCAAATGCGATATCTGCCAG GAGGCAGTTGGGTACTTTTTCTGCTTAGAAGATCGAGCTTTGCTATGTAGAAAATGTGATGTTGCCGTTCACACGGCTAATAGCTTCGTGTCAGCTCACCGGAGGTTTTTGCTTACCGGAATCAAGGTTGGGCCTGAGCCGGCTCAGCCGGATTTCGGCGACGGTGATGGGGTTGGTGCGTCTTCTTCTACTATGAAGTCACGTCCTGGGTCTGGTTCTGGCTCAGTGTCTAGATGTGAAACGCACGACTCGTTGCCGGTGGAGTGCAAGGCGGCGCTGCCCGGAGTTGCCGGGGGGATGTCGTTTACTGGGGGCTCTTCAGCTGGGACGGTTCCACAATGTTATATAGATGAGTTTCTTGGACTCTCTGATCTTGATCAGAGCTTTGGCTACATTGATAATGGATCTTCAAAG GCTGACTGCGGTAAACTTGGGGAATATGGCTCACCAGTTTTAAGATCGTCTGAGGAGGAACTGGACGATTATGAGTGCATAGGTGAGGTGCCGGAGGCCTCATGGATGGTACCACAGATACCTTCCCCACCTACAGCATCGGGACTATACTGGCCAAAAAGTCTTCAGAATCCGTCGGATTCTTCTACAATGTTTGTTCCAGACATCTGCCACTCACAAATGGAAAACCCTTTTTGTTCCCAACATAATGGTACTGTCTCAAAACGTCGTAGGCAGTTCTAG
- the LOC137715120 gene encoding protein VTE6, chloroplastic-like yields MNRPPAAIVQSAVSQAMSLIQSSPPTWQSAVLSNILIFLLGSPILVSGLSASGIGAAFLLGTLTWRAFGSSGFLLVATYFVIGTAVTKVRMKQKEAEGVAEKRKGRRGPGSVIGSSAAGCVCAFLTILGAGGSGYSRLWQLGFVASFCTKLSDTVSSEMGKAYGKTTYLVTTLKVVPRGTEGAMSVEGTFSGLLAAIVLAFVGCAMGEISAPEAMICVIASQIANLGESIIGAALQEKEGFRWLNNDAVNVINISMGSILAVLMQQVLLQNWSM; encoded by the exons ATGAACAGGCCTCCCGCAGCCATTGTGCAGAGTGCTGTGTCCCAGGCAATGAGCTTGATCCAATCGTCGCCTCCGACCTGGCAGTCCGCCGTCCTCAGCAACATCCTCATCTTTCTGCTGGGTTCTCCAATCCTGGTCTCCGGACTCTCTGCCTCTGGCATTGGAGCTGCTTTCTTGCTCGGTACTCTCACTTGGCGCGCTTTTGGGTCTTCTGGGTTTCTCCTGGTGGCCACGTACTTCGTCATC GGGACGGCAGTGACAAAGGTGAGAATGAAACAGAAGGAGGCTGAGGGGGTAGCCGAGAAGAGGAAAGGACGGAGAGGCCCTGGCAGTGTCATTGGATCCAGTGCTGCTGGCTGTGTTTGTGCTTTCCTCACAATACTTGGAGCAGGAGGAAGCGGATATTCTCGGCTTTGGCAACTAGGGTTTGTTGCCAGCTTCTGCACTAAGTTAAGTGATACTGTCTCGAGTGAGATGGGAAAGGCATATGGCAAAACCAC GTACTTAGTTACAACATTGAAGGTAGTTCCAAGGGGAACAGAGGGGGCTATGAGTGTTGAGGGAACCTTTTCTGGACTTTTGGCTGCTATCGTTCTTGCATTTGTTGGTTGCGCCATGGGTGAG ATAAGTGCACCTGAAGCAATGATATGCGTAATAGCTTCCCAAATAGCTAATCTTGGTGAGAGCATTATAGGTGCTGCTCTTCAAGAGAAGGAAGGATTTCGATGG CTCAACAACGATGCTGTGAATGTCATAAACATATCGATGGGCAGCATTTTGGCAGTCTTGATGCAGCAGGTTTTACTCCAGAACTGGAGTATGTAA
- the LOC137715121 gene encoding E3 ubiquitin-protein ligase CCNB1IP1 homolog isoform X2, giving the protein MRCNACWRELEGRAVSTTCGHLLCTEDAGKILGSDGACPVCDQVLSKSHMKAFDINPNDEWISMAMIGVSPQILMKSAHKSVMFYIGQRELEMQCKMNRIQAQYRQKFEAMQEKFGEKMEQLHAAYQKMAKRCQMMEQEIESLSKDKQELQEKFSEKSRQKRKLDEMYDQLRSEYESVKRSAIQPSTNFFSRNEPDIFSNQANIMMDNREAVRKGPKEDIWPARQNSSNSGAPFDITLESPAKQAAIPVDAGNRRAGGHTMFGNGASNPSMTLRNMILSPIKRPQFSRRPQMFT; this is encoded by the exons ATGAGATGCAATGCATGTTGGCGAGAACTGGAAGGGCGAGCTGTTTCTACCACATGTGGCCACCTTTTGT GCACAGAGGATGCGGGCAAGATCCTTGGCAGTGACGGAGCGTGTCCAGTTTGTGATCAAGTGCTCTCTAAGAG TCATATGAAGGCTTTTGATATCAATCCAAATGACGAATGGATAAGT ATGGCCATGATTGGAGTGTCTCCACAGATat TAATGAAGAGTGCACACAAAAGTGTCATGTTCTACATTGGCCAAAGGGAATTGGAAATGCAGTGCAAGATGAACAGAATACAAGCTCAGTATCGGCAGAAATTTGAAGCAATGCAAGAGAAGTTTGGTGAGAAAATGGAACAGCTGCATGCCGCATACCAGAAAATGGCAAAGAGGTGCCAAATGATGGAACAAGAAATTGAGAGCTTGTCCAAGGATAAGCAGGAGCTGCAGGAAAAGTTTTCAGAGAAATCCAG ACAGAAGAGGAAATTAGATGAAATGTATGATCAATTGAGGAGTGAGTACGAGTCAGTTAAACGATCTGCCATCCAACCTTCGACCAATTTCTTTTCAAGAAACGAACCTGATATTTTCTCAAACCAAGCTAACATTATGATGGATAACAGAGAAGCTGTTAGAAAAG GGCCGAAGGAGGATATATGGCCAGCGAGACAGAATAGTTCAAACTCCGGGGCACCTTTTGACATCACGCTTGAATCACCAGCAAAACAAGCTGCTATTCCAGTTGATGCTGGGAACAGAAGGGCTGGTGGTCACACTATGTTTGGAAACGGAGCGAGCAACCCCTCAATGACTCTAAGAAACATGATACTCTCCCCAATAAAGAGGCCTCAGTTCTCCCGCCGTCCCCAGATGTTCACGTAA